Proteins from one Salmo salar chromosome ssa07, Ssal_v3.1, whole genome shotgun sequence genomic window:
- the LOC106608428 gene encoding uncharacterized protein gives MCSSLASPPLSVCLFLFLLLRVTFITSTGTDQTDPDPGLTFDSWLTRFQVVQLDGSPVYPPCGRIILTPPPPPTPTVKPSTTTKPYRVVDIDGSPVNHYPPCRVIPVERQHPDQHPDQHLTTRPPPSQETVKAKTTTRTTAPTTTTTVNRKDNDKQPLFAKKVGHPLNRRYPKLNFPLHLANSRPALSSYNLLSCFRLPAHWLLPGHRLLSKPIGRLPRKHSGTDGKRNRDLVSLLKRSNRQSVLLSVLRRGQTDRQNIVGSSSEERDYRNRMNRTGLEPLTLVI, from the exons aTGTGTTCCAGCTTAGCATCacctcctctttctgtctgtttgttcctcttcctcctcctcagagtAACCTTCATCACATCAACAGGAACAG ATCAGACAGACCCTGACCCTGGGCTGACCTTTGACTCCTGGCTGACACGGTTCCAGGTCGTACAGCTAGACGGGTCACCGGTGTACCCCCCCTGTGGAAGAATCatactcacaccaccaccaccaccgactCCAACGGTCAAACCTTCCACCACAACTAAACCTTACCGGGTGGTTGACATAGATGGGTCACCTGTGAACCATTACCCGCCCTGCAGGGTCATACCGGTGGAGCGACAACACCCGGACCAACACCCGGACCAACACCTGACCACAAGACCACCGCCATCACAAGAAACGGTGAAAGCTAAAACCACAACCAGAACGACAGCTCCAACCACAACTACGACTGTGAACAGGAAAGACAACGATAAACAACCGCTATTCGCCAAAAAAGTTGGTCACCCCCTCAACCGCCGTTACCCAAAGTTGAACTTCCCCCTCCATCTGGCCAATAGCAGGCCAGCTCTGTCCAGCTACAATTTGCTCAGTTGTTTCAGACTTCCTGCTCATTGGCTGCTTCCTGGACACAGACTGCTCTCTAAGCCAATAGGAAGGCTCCCTCGCAAACACAGCGGAACAGATGGCAAGAGGAACAGAGACTTGGTGTCGTTACTGAAGAGGAGCAACAGACAGTCTGTCCTTCTGTCAGTCCTGAGGagaggacagactgacagacagaacaTTGTAGGCTCCTCTTCTGAAGAGAGGGactatagaaatagaatgaatagaacaggcttggaacctctaaccctggtcatatga